In Candidatus Cohnella colombiensis, one DNA window encodes the following:
- a CDS encoding YqhG family protein, translating into MNNKQVHKFVLSYLDITGCQIIEKSPQRVTVKLSPDADRMLTNRPFYWSFVDRTGAAPETLTYAWSFQAPQASSGASSPLSYLMTPSGRVVQEELYFGSRRLGQLFDVVRQGARCVTLFEEPPKGLGNPLQSHPYTAWLGVNFKVSFECDMKREELYEWGISLATGVIEEQFMERLRERKLTPRLPSNIHLMKNGLSLRKGMQQLEQKMERKLKSHDFTWAIEAENRRQDELNRIQHYYDPMLERCESIEQRQSLSERFEQRKAEIDWQYRPRVTLSTLNCGIFHLPGIH; encoded by the coding sequence ATGAATAACAAGCAGGTTCATAAGTTCGTTCTGTCTTACCTGGACATTACCGGTTGTCAAATTATAGAGAAAAGTCCGCAACGTGTCACAGTAAAGCTATCTCCCGATGCAGATCGCATGCTCACCAATCGCCCTTTCTATTGGAGCTTCGTCGATAGAACGGGTGCAGCACCAGAGACGCTAACCTACGCATGGTCGTTTCAAGCACCTCAAGCTTCTTCTGGCGCATCATCACCCCTTTCCTACCTCATGACGCCGAGCGGTAGAGTTGTACAGGAGGAATTGTATTTTGGCTCTCGTCGCTTAGGTCAGCTGTTCGATGTTGTCCGTCAAGGAGCGCGCTGTGTCACCTTATTCGAAGAGCCACCTAAAGGTCTAGGTAACCCCCTGCAATCGCATCCCTACACGGCTTGGCTAGGTGTTAACTTCAAAGTAAGCTTTGAGTGTGATATGAAGCGCGAAGAGCTGTATGAATGGGGAATATCTTTAGCAACAGGCGTAATCGAGGAGCAATTTATGGAACGATTACGCGAGCGCAAACTAACACCACGTCTACCTTCCAACATACATTTGATGAAAAATGGTCTGTCGTTACGCAAAGGAATGCAGCAATTGGAGCAAAAAATGGAGCGCAAGCTCAAAAGCCATGACTTCACATGGGCGATCGAGGCGGAAAATCGTCGTCAAGACGAATTGAATCGGATTCAGCATTATTATGATCCGATGCTAGAACGATGTGAAAGTATAGAGCAACGGCAGTCGCTGTCGGAACGATTCGAACAACGAAAGGCTGAAATTGACTGGCAATATCGGCCTCGTGTGACACTATCTACGCTGAACTGCGGAATTTTCCACCTTCCAGGCATCCATTAA